A region of Solanum dulcamara chromosome 7, daSolDulc1.2, whole genome shotgun sequence DNA encodes the following proteins:
- the LOC129896066 gene encoding uncharacterized protein LOC129896066 has protein sequence MEKRLRSSLKSSAEEFLSSTSKLGFKSIKPSLKTLIHTLSPSSDLTTTLPLALHHSISQSIRKYKTLTDSDSTDVVLSPQTPPTKRVRRSARNKKSEEGNDDAKQLIVEGIRIYVYISFLCVSHPRKAFRDSDLLPAVRALHDSLILFESDSVLLSEIANLCEEWWKEGLYGKETLISQALPFLLSRALTLKKKVDVRRVYMLREAFMLLDFEDESIEDLKHLIMRCVISPLFLKTEDGRKFIAFTFGLSVQLLKEALAMLKSQIPFGRKSILEAFGEIVFRAWKVAEGLAKDEIENSFLQGMIDSCIHASSAVLAVSTRRVLGGFINQRTTEGVEKLIFRLAEPVIFRSLQVANSNVRQNSLHLFLDLFPLEDPDATKEVKDTLLDKQFFLLDKLLVDECPDVRVVAVEGCCRILRLFWEIIPSPTITKTLTKIFEHMIHDSCPEVRLSTINAVIYLLGNPHSHEILKVLLPRMGHLINDISPPVRAAVVDLLLTLTDLRKFQFHKVVHIDLLLSTLAKDQPMIGQKITKLLLPSYFPSKVNLKEACNRCVALIKRSPLAGARFCEFAVSEGTSLQSWIELMKILISLIVSPGKLEAEQIDGSIIAASHICIYLVRDGSYQTNLKEELSGERLKNLFAAATSACAQASVCNIISSVCPDAVDDLFDECMTLVTNCGDLSNSLEKQAEVSSVHKMMLSCNWLDEMFENLARFLQRTASQCHKIFGTELVNFSVPSTKRGNTKSSIKLSSKSKHVREKKMANKVKCSFKEEYKITVGVAWQIKDLLLSENTRNAILRSESLETIFLSLKAISEVSILQCTQCDYMSVSPLLAYTALSLHRSMQDNNLGGDKNVNKKKRRMESANETSEETVLEMTIHHLLGCTNKLFRAPCSEISDLTSNGSDFTKQQRILNVVKMLTAVLKFIADAHTMDLVHKSQEECLSFTLQNIKFFISNLRSYDEELQFTEDMLKEIYLCLKSSFTYVAKLMNVVLKSFSEASLPLWGAFDIANELLNLYVSIEEHLGYGYAVRLFPAVKPWVPDLILALGSVNLMKQIPGGRTSSFNPKDDLPLWLSTLARTELAEQQDTSSEEEPDRISKTGDFRTFKKLVNLMVQLLRANFNVLDAVGATILNNLLVGLKRKNFDLMFGLLHFVCVKLVRHDEREWKELTSMLTSLQQIYPQLELEEESGNGEDARQELQSARALVEPVWKCYLCDNARNSFEEE, from the exons ATGGAGAAACGGCTCCGTTCTTCGCTCAAATCTTCAGCGGAAGAATTCCTTTCTTCAACATCAAAGCTAGGGTTTAAATCCATTAAACCCTCTCTCAAAACCCTAATTCACACCCTCAGTCCTTCTTCAGATCTCACCACTACACTTCCTCTCGCCCTCCACCACTCCATTTCACAATCCATAAGGAAATACAAAACCCTAACTGATTCCGACTCAACCGACGTCGTTTTGTCTCCTCAGACCCCGCCGACGAAGAGGGTCCGTAGATCTGCGCGGAACAAGAAGAGTGAGGAAGGTAACGATGATGCGAAGCAATTAATCGTTGAGGGTATTCgtatatatgtttatatttCGTTTCTGTGTGTTTCTCATCCGAGAAAGGCGTTTAGGGATTCTGATTTATTGCCGGCGGTTAGGGCGTTACATGATAGTTTGATTTTATTTGAGTCTGATTCTGTTTTGTTATCTGAAATTGCTAATTTATGTGAGGAGTGGTGGAAGGAGGGTTTGTATGGGAAAGAAACCCTAATTTCTCAGGCATTGCCATTTCTGTTGTCGAGAGCTTTGACATTGAAGAAGAAAGTGGATGTACGTAGGGTTTATATGTTAAGAGAGGCGTTTATGTTGTTGGATTTTGAGGATGAGAGTATTGAGGATTTGAAGCATTTGATTATGCGTTGTGTGATTTCGCCTCTGTTTTTGAAGACTGAGGATGGGAGGAAATTTATTGCATTTACATTTGGTTTGAGTGTGCAGCTTTTGAAAGAGGCATTGGCTATGCTTAAATCGCAGATTCCATTCGGGCGTAAGTCAATCTTGGAAGCATTTGGGGAGATTGTTTTTCGGGCATGGAAGGTAGCCGAAGGGCTGGCTAAGGATGAGATTGAGAATAGCTTTTTGCAGGGGATGATAGATAGCTGCATACATGCAAGTTCAGCTGTACTTGCTGTGTCCACTAGAAGGGTTTTAGGGGGTTTTATAAATCAAAGAACCACAGAAGGGGTTGAGAAGCTCATTTTTCGTCTTGCTGAGCCTGTCATTTTCCGGTCCTTGCAG GTTGCAAACTCAAATGTCCGACAAAATTCACTGCACTTATTTCTAGATCTATTCCCTCTTGAAGATCCTGATGCGACAAAGGAGGTGAAAGACACACTCCTTGATAAGCAGTTCTTTCTTCTGGATAAATTACTTGTGGATGAGTGCCCTGATGTGCGGGTTGTAGCAGTTGAAGGTTGTTGCCGCATTCTTCGTTTGTTTTGGGAAATTATCCCTTCACCAACAATCACAAAAACTCTAACCAAAATATTTGAACATATGATACATGACTCATGCCCTGAGGTCAGGTTGTCAACAATAAATGCTGTGATATACCTACTTGGAAACCCCCATTCTCACGAGATCCTCAAAGTGCTATTACCAAGAATGGGCCATTTGATTAATGATATTTCTCCTCCAGTTCGTGCTGCAGTTGTAGATCTCCTTCTCACTTTAACGGATTTAAGAAAATTTCAGTTTCACAAG GTTGTGCATATAGACCTGTTGTTGTCTACACTTGCAAAGGACCAACCAATGATTGGTCAGAAAATCACTAAGCTTCTCCTTCCTTCATACTTCCCCTCAAAAGTAAACCTGAAAGAAGCATGCAATCGCTGTGTCGCACTTATAAAAAGGTCTCCTTTGGCTGGTGCAAGGTTCTGTGAATTTGCTGTATCAGAAGGAACCTCGCTGCAGTCATGGATAGAACTCATGAAAATCCTCATCAGTTTGATTGTATCACCTGGCAAGTTGGAGGCGGAGCAGATTGATGGTTCAATTATTGCAGCCTCCCACATCTGTATCTATCTTGTACGTGATGGGTCTTATCAGACTAATCTTAAAGAGGAATTGTCTGGTGAAAGACTGAAGAACTTGTTTGCTGCTGCAACCTCAGCATGTGCCCAGGCCTCTGTCTGTAACATTATTTCAAGTGTCTGCCCAGATGCAGTGGATGACCTTTTCGATGAATGCATGACCTTGGTAACAAATTGTGGAGATTTATCCAATTCTTTAGAAAAGCAAGCTGAGGTGAGCTCTGTCCACAAGATGATGCTATCTTGCAATTGGTTGGACGAAATGTTTGAAAATCTAGCTAGGTTTCTGCAAAGAACTGCCTCTCAGTGCCACAAGATATTTGGGACGGAACTGGTAAATTTTAGTGTTCCATCAACTAAGCGAGGAAATACTAAGTCCTCCATCAAGCTCTCCTCTAAATCAAAGCATGTGAGGGAGAAAAAGATGGCCAATAAGGTTAAATGTAGCTTCAAGGAAGAGTACAAAATCACTGTAGGAGTGGCTTGGCAGATTAAGGACCTCCTTTTATCTGAAAATACAAGGAATGCTATTCTACGGAGCGAAAGCTTAGAAACTATATTCCTTTCTTTGAAGGCCATCTCTGAAGTTAGCATTTTACAATGTACACAATGTGATTATATGAGTGTGTCCCCACTTTTGGCATACACAGCTCTTTCTCTTCACAGATCTATGCAGGACAACAACTTAGGTGGAGACAAAAATGTCAATAAGAAGAAGCGTAGAATGGAATCTGCAAATGAAACATCGGAG GAAACTGTATTGGAAATGACAATTCATCATCTTCTTGGCTGCACAAATAAGCTATTCAGAGCACCATGTAGTGAAATATCTGACCTCACCAGTAATG GATCTGATTTTACTAAACAACAGAGAATATTAAATGTGGTCAAGATGCTAACCGCAGTTCTGAAGTTCATTGCTGATGCTCATACGATGGATCTTGTCCATAAAAGCCAGGAGGAATGCCTATCCTTTACTCTGCAAAACATAAAATTTTTTATCTCAAATTTGAGAAGTTATGATGAGGAGCTGCAATTTACAGAAGACATGTTGAAAGAGATATATCTCTGTCTGAAGAGTTCTTTCACATATGTAGCCAAGTTGATGAATGTAGTGCTCAAGAGTTTCTCTGAGGCGTCACTACCTTTATGGGGAGCTTTTGACATTGCCAATGAATTGTTAAACCTTTATGTTTCCATTGAGGAGCACTTGGGCTATGGATATGCAGTTCGTCTTTTTCCTGCAGTCAAACCATGGGTTCCTGATTTAATTCTGGCATTGGGATCTGTAAACCTGATGAAGCAGATTCCAGGAGGCAGAACTAGTTCCTTTAATCCAAAAGATGATCTTCCGTTGTGGTTATCCACATTAGCGAGGACTGAGCTGGCTGAACAACAAGATACAAGTTCCGAGGAGGAGCCTGATAGAATTTCTAAGACGGGAGACTTCAGAACATTCAAGAAACTTGTGAACTTAATGGTTCAGCTGTTGAGAGCTAACTTTAATGTGCTGGATGCAGTTGGGGCGACTATATTGAATAATTTGCTAGTTGGGCTGAAAAGAAAGAATTTTGATCTCATGTTTGGGCTCCTGCACTTTGTGTGTGTTAAGCTAGTCAGACATGACGAAAGAGAGTGGAAGGAACTTACATCAATGTTGACATCCCTCCAGCAGATCTACCCTCAACTGGAGTTAGAAGAAGAATCAGGTAATGGTGAGGATGCAAGACAGGAGTTACAGAGTGCAAGAGCATTGGTTGAACCTGTTTGGAAATGTTATTTATGTGACAATGCGAGGAATTCCTTTGAAGAAGAGTAG
- the LOC129896221 gene encoding mitochondrial outer membrane protein porin 2-like: protein MGPGLFSDIGKKAKDLLTKDYISDQKLTISTYSDTGVALTSTAVKKGGLSTGDVGALYKYKNTLIDVKVDTGSNISTTLTLTDIIPSTKTIASLKFPDYSSCKLETQYFHHHATFTTAVALKQSPIVDLSITLGTPTFALGAEASYETATSKLTKYTAGISVTKPDSCAAIILGDKGDTIKASYIHHLDSLKTTAATGEITRRFSTNENTFTVGGSYVVDSLTIVKLKLNNHGNLGAVLQHEVIPKSLLTISSEFDTKALDKTPRFGVALALKP, encoded by the exons ATGGGACCTGGATTGTTCTCTGATATCGGCAAGAAGGCCAAAG ATCTGCTGACGAAGGACTATATCTCCGATCAGAAATTGACCATCTCCACCTACAGTGACACCGGAGTG GCCCTTACATCAACTGCAGTGAAGAAAGGAGGGCTTTCAACTGGAGATGTAGGAGCGCTGTACAAATATAAGAACACTTTGATTGATGTCAAAGTTGATACAGGATCAAAT ATTTCAACAACTCTTACTTTGACTGACATCATTCCATCCACAAAAACCATTGCCTCTCTGAAATTCCCTGACTACAGTTCCTGCAAG CTAGAGACTCAGTACTTTCACCACCACGCAACCTTCACCACTGCTGTTGCCCTGAAACAATCCCCTATAGTAGATCTTTCAATCACACTTGGTACTCCAACTTTTGCTCTTGGTGCAGAGGCAAGTTATGAGACTGCAACAAGTAAATTAACAAAGTACACTGCTGGCATTAGCGTGACAAAACCAGATTCTTGTGCTGCTATAATCTT AGGAGACAAAGGGGACACCATAAAGGCATCGTACATACATCATCTAGATTCACTGAAGACGACTGCTGCTACGGGTGAAATCACTAGACGATTCTCCACAAATGAGAACACATTTACAGTTGGAGGGTCCTATGTTGTCGATAGCCTGACAATTGTGAAACTCAAGCTCAACAATCATGGAAATTTGGGGGCTGTGTTGCAGCATGAAGTGATTCCAAAGTCATTGTTGACCATTTCTAGTGAGTTCGACACCAAGGCCTTGGATAAGACTCCCAGGTTTGGTGTGGCACTAGCTCTTAAGCCTTGA
- the LOC129896589 gene encoding 60S ribosomal protein L26-1-like: MKYNPRVSSSRRKSRKAHFTAPSSLRRVLMSAPLSSELRTKYNVRSMPVRKDDEVQVVRGTYKGREGKVMQVYRKKWVIHIERITREKVNGSTVNVGIHPSKVVVTKLRLDKDRKSLLDRKAKGRANADKDKGTKFTAEDIMQTVD, translated from the coding sequence ATGAAGTACAATCCAAGAGTTTCGTCATCTCGCCGTAAGAGCAGAAAGGCCCATTTCACTGCTCCATCAAGCCTTCGCAGGGTGTTGATGAGCGCACCTCTTTCATCTGAGTTACGTACAAAGTACAACGTGAGATCTATGCCGGTGAGAAAAGATGATGAAGTTCAGGTAGTAAGAGGAACCTACAAAGGCCGTGAAGGAAAAGTTATGCAAGTGTACCGTAAGAAATGGGTGATTCACATTGAACGTATAACTAGAGAGAAGGTTAATGGATCTACTGTTAATGTTGGTATTCATCCATCTAAGGTTGTTGTTACCAAACTCAGACTTGATAAGGATCGTAAATCTTTGTTGGATCGTAAGGCTAAGGGACGTGCTAATGCTGATAAGGATAAGGGTACAAAGTTCACTGCTGAGGATATCATGCAGACTGTTGATTAA